In the genome of Elephas maximus indicus isolate mEleMax1 chromosome 6, mEleMax1 primary haplotype, whole genome shotgun sequence, one region contains:
- the PDCD1 gene encoding programmed cell death protein 1 isoform X3 — translation MRVVWTPWQLIWMVLQLGWRLGQLQVCPERPGSPLTFLPAQLTVPEGGEATFFCSYPNMTAPTMLNWYRSSPSNQSVKLAAFPKDHGEPARDQRFSITQLAGKQAFRLHISTVLRNDSNTYYCGAINLPPETQITESPCAELTVTDRVSESPTTHPSPAPGPKGQFQALVISITSVLVGVLVLLLLAWVLATVLPRGTQEGGPFGHTCVHCGLRRAGLPATGEDPRAPRCLLTRADRVRHHCFPRWRVPHGPQGLSRWPVGTPASETGGHSLLLAPLTTGLSPPWP, via the exons ATGCGGGTCGTGTGGACGCCCTGGCAGCTCATCTGGATGGTACTGCAGCTGGGCTGGCGGCTGGGACAGCTCCAAG TCTGCCCCGAAAGGCCCGGGAGCCCCCTCACTTTCTTGCCAGCCCAGCTGACAGTGCCTGAGGGCGGGGAAGCCACCTTCTTCTGCAGCTACCCCAACATGACAGCGCCCACCATGCTGAACTGGTACCGGAGCAGCCCCAGCAACCAGTCGGTCAAGCTGGCCGCCTTCCCCAAGGACCACGGCGAGCCAGCCCGGGACCAGCGCTTCAGCATCACGCAGCTGGCGGGCAAGCAGGCCTTCCGTCTGCACATCAGCACCGTCCTGCGCAACGACAGCAACACCTACTACTGCGGGGCCATCAACCTGCCCCCTGAGACGCAGATCACTGAGAGCCCCTGTGCGGAGCTAACAGTGACAG acagagtCTCAGAATCACCCACCACACACCCCAGCCCTGCACCTGGGCCCAAGGGCCAGTTCCAGGCCCTGGTCATCAGCATCACGAGTGTCCTAGTGGGTGTCCTGGTGCTGCTGTTGCTGGCCTGGGTCCTGGCCACTGTCCTTCCCAGGGGCACTCAAG AAGGAGGACCCTTCGGCCACACCTGTGTTCACTGTGGACTACGGCGAGCTGGACTTCCAGCGACGGGAGAAGACCCCAGAGCCCCCCGATGCCTGCTTACCCGAGCAGACAGAGTACGCCACCATTGTTTTCCCAGATGGCGTGTCCCACATGGGCCGCAGGGGCTCAGCCGATGGCCTGTGGGGACCCCGGCCTCTGAGACCGGAGGACACTCACTGCTCCTGGCCCCTCTGACCACTGGCCTCAGTCCCCCATGGCCTTGA
- the PDCD1 gene encoding programmed cell death protein 1 isoform X2, whose amino-acid sequence MRVVWTPWQLIWMVLQLGWRLGQLQVCPERPGSPLTFLPAQLTVPEGGEATFFCSYPNMTAPTMLNWYRSSPSNQSVKLAAFPKDHGEPARDQRFSITQLAGKQAFRLHISTVLRNDSNTYYCGAINLPPETQITESPCAELTVTDRVSESPTTHPSPAPGPKGQFQALVISITSVLVGVLVLLLLAWVLATVLPRGTQGASGARSDGQPAKEDPSATPVFTVDYGELDFQRREKTPEPPDACLPEQTEYATIVFPDGVSHMGRRGSADGLWGPRPLRPEDTHCSWPL is encoded by the exons ATGCGGGTCGTGTGGACGCCCTGGCAGCTCATCTGGATGGTACTGCAGCTGGGCTGGCGGCTGGGACAGCTCCAAG TCTGCCCCGAAAGGCCCGGGAGCCCCCTCACTTTCTTGCCAGCCCAGCTGACAGTGCCTGAGGGCGGGGAAGCCACCTTCTTCTGCAGCTACCCCAACATGACAGCGCCCACCATGCTGAACTGGTACCGGAGCAGCCCCAGCAACCAGTCGGTCAAGCTGGCCGCCTTCCCCAAGGACCACGGCGAGCCAGCCCGGGACCAGCGCTTCAGCATCACGCAGCTGGCGGGCAAGCAGGCCTTCCGTCTGCACATCAGCACCGTCCTGCGCAACGACAGCAACACCTACTACTGCGGGGCCATCAACCTGCCCCCTGAGACGCAGATCACTGAGAGCCCCTGTGCGGAGCTAACAGTGACAG acagagtCTCAGAATCACCCACCACACACCCCAGCCCTGCACCTGGGCCCAAGGGCCAGTTCCAGGCCCTGGTCATCAGCATCACGAGTGTCCTAGTGGGTGTCCTGGTGCTGCTGTTGCTGGCCTGGGTCCTGGCCACTGTCCTTCCCAGGGGCACTCAAG GAGCCAGCGGAGCACGGAGCGACGGCCAGCCTGCG AAGGAGGACCCTTCGGCCACACCTGTGTTCACTGTGGACTACGGCGAGCTGGACTTCCAGCGACGGGAGAAGACCCCAGAGCCCCCCGATGCCTGCTTACCCGAGCAGACAGAGTACGCCACCATTGTTTTCCCAGATGGCGTGTCCCACATGGGCCGCAGGGGCTCAGCCGATGGCCTGTGGGGACCCCGGCCTCTGAGACCGGAGGACACTCACTGCTCCTGGCCCCTCTGA
- the PDCD1 gene encoding programmed cell death protein 1 isoform X1, with product MRVVWTPWQLIWMVLQLGWRLGQLQVCPERPGSPLTFLPAQLTVPEGGEATFFCSYPNMTAPTMLNWYRSSPSNQSVKLAAFPKDHGEPARDQRFSITQLAGKQAFRLHISTVLRNDSNTYYCGAINLPPETQITESPCAELTVTDRVSESPTTHPSPAPGPKGQFQALVISITSVLVGVLVLLLLAWVLATVLPRGTQGRSAGASGARSDGQPAKEDPSATPVFTVDYGELDFQRREKTPEPPDACLPEQTEYATIVFPDGVSHMGRRGSADGLWGPRPLRPEDTHCSWPL from the exons ATGCGGGTCGTGTGGACGCCCTGGCAGCTCATCTGGATGGTACTGCAGCTGGGCTGGCGGCTGGGACAGCTCCAAG TCTGCCCCGAAAGGCCCGGGAGCCCCCTCACTTTCTTGCCAGCCCAGCTGACAGTGCCTGAGGGCGGGGAAGCCACCTTCTTCTGCAGCTACCCCAACATGACAGCGCCCACCATGCTGAACTGGTACCGGAGCAGCCCCAGCAACCAGTCGGTCAAGCTGGCCGCCTTCCCCAAGGACCACGGCGAGCCAGCCCGGGACCAGCGCTTCAGCATCACGCAGCTGGCGGGCAAGCAGGCCTTCCGTCTGCACATCAGCACCGTCCTGCGCAACGACAGCAACACCTACTACTGCGGGGCCATCAACCTGCCCCCTGAGACGCAGATCACTGAGAGCCCCTGTGCGGAGCTAACAGTGACAG acagagtCTCAGAATCACCCACCACACACCCCAGCCCTGCACCTGGGCCCAAGGGCCAGTTCCAGGCCCTGGTCATCAGCATCACGAGTGTCCTAGTGGGTGTCCTGGTGCTGCTGTTGCTGGCCTGGGTCCTGGCCACTGTCCTTCCCAGGGGCACTCAAG GTCGCTCTGCAGGAGCCAGCGGAGCACGGAGCGACGGCCAGCCTGCG AAGGAGGACCCTTCGGCCACACCTGTGTTCACTGTGGACTACGGCGAGCTGGACTTCCAGCGACGGGAGAAGACCCCAGAGCCCCCCGATGCCTGCTTACCCGAGCAGACAGAGTACGCCACCATTGTTTTCCCAGATGGCGTGTCCCACATGGGCCGCAGGGGCTCAGCCGATGGCCTGTGGGGACCCCGGCCTCTGAGACCGGAGGACACTCACTGCTCCTGGCCCCTCTGA